In Zingiber officinale cultivar Zhangliang chromosome 6A, Zo_v1.1, whole genome shotgun sequence, a single genomic region encodes these proteins:
- the LOC121998009 gene encoding probable xyloglucan endotransglucosylase/hydrolase protein 28, which produces MAAASSCPSFLFFLLLSTALFVSGEATSLLPLANLAALTFEEGYTQLFGDSNLMLHGDGRTVHLSLDERTGAGFASQDLYLHGFFSASIKLPSDYAAGVVVAFYLSNGDLFEKTHDEVDFEFLGNIRGREWRVQTNVYGNGSTAVGREERYGLWFDPTEDFHQYSILWSQQRIIFYVDNIAIREVVRTEAMGGEFPSKPMSLYATIWDGSTWATLGGRYKVNYKYAPYVAKFADLVLHGCSVNPMDHRTVSQGADAGACDSIRLSTADERTAMAKFRRKHMTYSYCHDRVRYRSPPDECAIGPEAKNFLPSGEAKLNYRSRGKRHGRSSLGAVL; this is translated from the exons ATGGCTGCCGCCTCATCGTGTCCTtcgttcctcttcttcctcttgttatCTACAGCTCTGTTCGTCTCCGGCGAGGCTACTTCTCTCCTGCCGTTGGCTAACCTCGCTGCCCTCACCTTTGAGGAGGGCTACACGCAGCTCTTCGGAGACTCCAATCTCATGCTTCACGGCGACGGCAGGACCGTCCATCTTTCTCTCGACGAGAGAACAG GAGCTGGATTTGCATCGCAAGACCTCTATTTGCATGGGTTCTTCAGCGCCTCCATCAAGCTTCCCTCCGACTACGCTGCCGGAGTTGTCGTCGCCTTCTAT CTGTCAAATGGAGATTTATTCGAGAAGACCCATGATGAAGTAGACTTTGAGTTCTTGGGGAACATAAGAGGGAGGGAATGGAGAGTGCAGACCAACGTTTATGGGAACGGGAGCACTGCCGTTGGAAGGGAAGAGAGATATGGCCTCTGGTTCGATCCTACAGAGGACTTCCACCAGTACTCGATCCTTTGGAGCCAGCAGAGGATTAT ATTTTACGTCGACAACATCGCAATTAGAGAGGTGGTGAGGACTGAAGCCATGGGCGGGGAATTCCCTTCAAAGCCCATGTCCCTATATGCCACAATATGGGATGGCTCAACCTGGGCTACTTTAGGGGGGCGGTACAAGGTCAACTACAAATACGCCCCATACGTAGCCAAATTTGCAGACCTCGTGCTCCACGGCTGCTCTGTCAACCCTATGGATCATAGAACGGTTAGCCAGGGAGCTGATGCTGGAGCTTGTGATTCCATAAGATTGTCAACTGCCGATGAAAGAACTGCAATGGCGAAGTTCCGGAGGAAACACATGACCTACTCCTACTGCCATGATCGCGTCCGCTACCGATCACCACCAGATGAGTGTGCCATTGGCCCGGAAGCGAAGAATTTCCTCCCATCTGGTGAAGCAAAACTCAACTATCGCAGCCGCGGTAAGCGACATGGTCGCAGTTCCTTGGGAGCAGTCCTTTGA